In one window of Cohaesibacter gelatinilyticus DNA:
- a CDS encoding HAD family hydrolase codes for MDNNITFNHYKAAIFDLDGTLIHSEHVWEAAKVEVLGRYGITPTKDLLDAFVGRGLADFFTALPEAPLPKEIKTDIANQIGAYADIHLPRLRTPVEGASELLKSLHREGLHIAICSSSPRRYIESAMADLKIENYVKAVISGAELPRGKPDPLPFATTLQALDIAPHEACAFEDSLPGARSAHDAGMPVFAVGEGCTGPAFSFCHHRTESFLELTKTIRA; via the coding sequence ATGGATAACAACATCACATTCAACCATTACAAGGCCGCTATTTTTGATCTGGACGGAACCCTCATTCATTCCGAACATGTCTGGGAAGCGGCCAAGGTCGAGGTGCTGGGACGATATGGCATCACCCCGACCAAAGATCTGCTGGATGCCTTCGTCGGTCGTGGTTTGGCAGACTTCTTTACCGCTCTGCCGGAGGCCCCACTGCCCAAGGAGATAAAAACAGACATCGCCAATCAGATCGGAGCTTACGCCGATATCCATCTGCCCAGATTGCGCACGCCGGTGGAAGGTGCATCTGAGCTTTTGAAAAGCCTGCATCGCGAGGGCCTTCACATTGCCATCTGCTCCTCCTCCCCACGCCGTTATATCGAAAGCGCCATGGCGGATCTGAAAATCGAGAACTATGTGAAGGCCGTCATTTCCGGGGCAGAATTACCGAGAGGCAAGCCCGATCCCCTGCCCTTTGCCACCACATTGCAAGCTTTGGACATTGCCCCCCATGAGGCTTGCGCTTTTGAGGATTCCCTGCCCGGCGCCAGATCGGCCCATGACGCTGGCATGCCCGTCTTCGCCGTCGGCGAAGGCTGTACCGGCCCTGCCTTCAGCTTCTGCCACCACAGAACGGAGAGCTTTCTGGAGCTAACCAAGACAATCAGAGCATAG
- a CDS encoding ABC transporter permease has product MSRTSGLWLIVGLIGYCLFPWYSLDDPFWSFDWIGIYPDADTAPALLQVATYGKLYLLPPLIAFGLIGALLFTSLNVVSKARAMGAIALAGLLLTAIQGLSVVRAGPRAFSAILEPLGGASGQVGFGAGAMIALLALLFILTTCISSMGKGRGDAFIVGLIGLIITLVGIFVFFPVLHILIRAFEMEGGGFSIAEFGPRFFDSKIWGLGCLAGGSCGSAINSVLLGIATGAGTTLLGLAFALIFTRTDFKAKKLLRVLTIIPIITPPFVIGLALILLFGRTGTLTQFMADMLNIEPARWIYGFGGIYLAQLLSFTPIAFLVLIGVVEGISPSMEEASQTLNANRWHTFRYVSLPLMRPGLANAFLLGFIESIADFGNPLVLGGNFNVLSTEIYFAIVGAVADPAKAAILAIALLTLTLSAFLVQRTWLGKKSYATVTGKADSGRHAALSKGLKWTCYATALPWALFTAIVYSMIVFGSFVKLWGYDHSFTLHHYLRGFAISFTNGIRFSGVAWDSYFTTLTISTIAAPLTALVGLATAYLLVRQKFAGKSAFEFSTMLSFAIPGTVIGVSYIMAFNFPPIELTGTSIILIIVFVFRNMPVGVRGGIAAMSQLDKSLDEASITLGANSFTTVKRVIAPLLGPAILAALTYSFVRAITSVSAVIFLVSADHNMATSFIVGRVENGEFGLAIAYSAVLIVTMLVAILLLQLAIGRRKLRRSDRVEAAV; this is encoded by the coding sequence ATGTCACGCACAAGCGGCCTTTGGCTGATTGTGGGACTGATCGGCTATTGCCTGTTCCCATGGTACAGTTTGGACGATCCCTTTTGGTCCTTTGACTGGATCGGCATCTATCCCGATGCCGATACCGCTCCAGCCCTTTTGCAGGTTGCCACTTATGGCAAGCTCTATCTTCTGCCGCCTTTGATCGCCTTTGGCTTGATCGGCGCGCTGCTATTTACCTCTCTCAATGTGGTGAGCAAAGCCCGTGCCATGGGTGCTATTGCCCTGGCCGGGCTGTTGCTTACCGCGATACAGGGCTTGTCCGTTGTGCGCGCCGGACCAAGAGCATTCTCTGCTATTTTAGAACCTCTTGGCGGTGCATCAGGTCAGGTCGGATTTGGTGCCGGTGCGATGATAGCACTCTTGGCGCTTCTCTTCATCCTGACCACTTGCATCTCATCCATGGGCAAGGGACGAGGCGATGCTTTCATCGTCGGCCTGATCGGCCTGATCATCACCCTCGTCGGCATCTTTGTCTTCTTTCCCGTTCTGCATATCCTCATTCGCGCATTCGAGATGGAAGGCGGCGGCTTCTCCATTGCGGAATTCGGCCCACGCTTTTTTGATAGCAAGATCTGGGGTCTTGGCTGCCTTGCTGGCGGTTCCTGTGGTTCGGCCATCAATTCGGTCCTGCTGGGCATTGCCACGGGCGCAGGCACAACCCTGCTGGGATTGGCCTTTGCACTGATCTTCACCCGCACCGACTTCAAGGCCAAGAAGCTGCTGCGGGTGCTGACCATCATTCCGATCATCACCCCGCCTTTCGTGATTGGTCTGGCTCTGATCCTTCTGTTCGGCCGAACAGGCACCCTCACCCAATTCATGGCCGATATGCTAAATATCGAACCTGCTCGCTGGATTTATGGCTTTGGCGGCATCTATCTGGCCCAGCTTCTCTCTTTTACACCCATCGCCTTTTTGGTATTGATCGGCGTGGTAGAGGGCATCAGCCCCTCCATGGAAGAAGCGTCCCAAACGCTGAATGCCAATCGCTGGCATACCTTCCGCTATGTCTCGCTGCCTTTGATGCGTCCCGGTCTTGCCAATGCCTTTCTTCTTGGATTCATCGAATCCATTGCCGACTTTGGCAACCCCTTGGTGCTGGGCGGCAACTTCAATGTGCTTTCCACCGAGATCTATTTCGCCATCGTCGGCGCCGTTGCGGACCCGGCCAAGGCCGCCATTCTGGCCATTGCCCTTCTCACACTCACCCTGTCGGCCTTTCTGGTTCAGCGCACCTGGCTTGGCAAGAAATCCTACGCCACAGTCACCGGAAAAGCCGATTCCGGCCGTCATGCTGCGCTTAGCAAAGGCCTGAAATGGACCTGTTATGCCACCGCTCTGCCATGGGCTTTGTTCACGGCGATCGTCTATTCCATGATTGTCTTTGGCAGCTTCGTGAAATTGTGGGGTTATGATCACAGCTTCACTCTGCATCATTATCTGCGTGGATTCGCCATCAGCTTCACCAATGGCATTCGCTTCAGCGGTGTGGCATGGGATAGCTATTTCACCACCCTGACCATCTCGACCATCGCCGCACCTTTGACGGCTCTGGTTGGCCTGGCCACGGCCTATCTTCTGGTACGGCAGAAATTTGCAGGCAAAAGCGCCTTTGAATTCAGCACCATGCTCAGCTTTGCCATTCCCGGCACGGTGATCGGCGTTAGTTATATCATGGCCTTCAATTTCCCGCCCATCGAGCTGACAGGCACCAGCATCATCCTGATCATCGTCTTTGTCTTTCGCAACATGCCGGTGGGCGTGCGTGGTGGCATCGCGGCCATGTCACAGCTGGACAAAAGTCTGGATGAGGCCTCCATCACCCTTGGGGCCAACAGTTTCACCACTGTCAAACGAGTGATCGCACCTTTGCTTGGCCCGGCCATTCTGGCAGCACTCACCTACAGCTTCGTGCGGGCCATTACCTCGGTCAGTGCGGTAATCTTCCTGGTCAGTGCCGATCATAACATGGCGACATCCTTCATCGTTGGCCGCGTTGAAAATGGCGAATTCGGTCTGGCTATCGCTTATTCGGCTGTCCTCATCGTCACAATGCTCGTCGCAATCCTGTTGCTACAACTCGCCATCGGCAGACGTAAATTGCGCCGCTCCGACCGCGTCGAAGCCGCTGTTTAA
- a CDS encoding citryl-CoA lyase, which translates to MSKAVVPGQNNDVSDWWTTSIIDMAPGQIRFRGHPIEELIGNASFAQMIWLMTRGDLPGAPQAKLLECALVAAVDHGPQAPSIAAARMAVTCGLSLNGAMANAVNMLDDVHGGAGEQAVELYHSIRAAVVDGMTIEEAAASKIDEWQATGSKFIPGFGHRFHKPEDPRAPRLLGLVDEAASEGFVSGEFAQIGRAIQKVLNDRKGKPVPMNIDGATAVIYAELGFAGPLARGLFCLSRSVGAMSHAWEQMQQGGRNKGPTPPVYRWSYDGPNPIEPG; encoded by the coding sequence ATGAGCAAGGCCGTTGTGCCCGGTCAGAATAATGATGTCTCTGACTGGTGGACCACATCCATCATTGATATGGCCCCGGGTCAGATCCGCTTTCGGGGCCATCCGATTGAAGAGCTGATTGGCAATGCCAGCTTTGCGCAAATGATCTGGTTGATGACACGTGGTGATTTGCCAGGTGCCCCGCAAGCCAAGCTCCTGGAATGTGCTTTGGTGGCAGCGGTGGATCATGGCCCGCAAGCGCCATCCATCGCTGCGGCTCGCATGGCGGTGACCTGCGGCCTGTCGCTAAACGGGGCCATGGCCAATGCGGTGAATATGCTGGACGATGTGCATGGCGGGGCAGGGGAGCAAGCGGTGGAGCTTTATCATTCCATTCGTGCAGCTGTTGTCGACGGCATGACTATCGAGGAAGCAGCCGCCAGCAAGATTGATGAGTGGCAGGCAACAGGCAGCAAATTCATTCCCGGCTTTGGCCATCGCTTTCATAAGCCCGAAGACCCCCGCGCGCCGCGTCTCTTGGGGCTGGTAGATGAGGCTGCAAGTGAAGGCTTTGTGAGCGGTGAGTTTGCTCAGATCGGGCGGGCGATCCAGAAGGTCTTGAATGATCGCAAAGGCAAGCCGGTGCCGATGAATATCGATGGGGCGACGGCGGTCATCTATGCAGAACTGGGCTTTGCCGGACCACTGGCACGGGGTCTGTTTTGTCTTTCTCGCTCCGTCGGGGCCATGTCTCATGCCTGGGAGCAAATGCAGCAGGGAGGTCGCAACAAGGGCCCGACCCCACCGGTCTATCGTTGGAGCTATGACGGCCCCAACCCGATTGAGCCCGGCTGA
- a CDS encoding ABC transporter substrate-binding protein — MKNKMLLGVATLTLGLYAGSALAAGKLSVVCSNEQDWCDLMANNFEEATGIDVSMVRKSTGETLAQVRAEAGNPKIDVWWGGTGDPHLIAAAEDLTQPSGLEPQDLLGWAMNMADISGGKTIGIHAGALGIAYNADVLKKKGVKPPACWHDLKDAAYKGEIQVANPNSSGTAYTELATLVQLFGEDDAFKLLADIGENVNQYTKSGSAPSKAAARGETGISIGFMHDMVKLAKAGFPLKIVSPCEGTGYEVGGVSIIKGARNVDAAKKWVEFVLSAEAQSRGPEVGVYNVPSNSKATVPPESPALETIKLIDYDFATYGASETRKRLLKRWDKDVKPQG; from the coding sequence ATGAAAAACAAGATGTTGCTTGGTGTCGCCACCTTGACCCTCGGCCTGTATGCTGGCAGCGCGCTTGCGGCTGGCAAACTCAGCGTCGTCTGCTCCAACGAGCAGGATTGGTGCGATCTGATGGCCAATAATTTCGAAGAGGCAACTGGCATTGATGTCTCCATGGTGCGCAAATCAACAGGAGAAACCCTTGCTCAGGTTCGCGCCGAAGCGGGCAATCCAAAGATTGATGTCTGGTGGGGAGGTACCGGCGATCCGCACCTCATCGCCGCAGCCGAAGATCTGACGCAGCCATCTGGCCTGGAGCCACAAGATCTGCTGGGCTGGGCCATGAACATGGCTGACATTTCCGGTGGCAAGACCATCGGCATTCATGCTGGTGCATTGGGCATCGCTTACAATGCAGACGTCCTGAAGAAAAAAGGCGTCAAACCACCTGCATGCTGGCACGATCTGAAAGACGCAGCTTATAAAGGCGAAATTCAGGTGGCCAACCCGAACAGCTCCGGCACCGCCTATACGGAACTGGCAACTCTGGTGCAGCTCTTTGGTGAAGATGATGCCTTCAAGCTGCTGGCTGATATCGGCGAAAATGTGAACCAATATACCAAGTCCGGTTCTGCTCCGTCCAAGGCGGCAGCCCGTGGCGAAACCGGCATCTCCATCGGCTTCATGCATGACATGGTCAAGCTGGCCAAGGCTGGTTTCCCTTTGAAAATCGTCTCTCCTTGCGAAGGCACCGGCTATGAAGTGGGCGGCGTCAGCATCATCAAGGGTGCACGCAATGTCGATGCCGCCAAGAAGTGGGTGGAATTCGTGCTCAGTGCTGAAGCCCAGTCTCGCGGCCCGGAGGTGGGTGTTTATAACGTACCATCCAACAGCAAGGCGACCGTTCCTCCAGAATCTCCAGCTTTGGAGACCATCAAGCTGATCGACTATGACTTTGCCACCTATGGCGCATCCGAAACCCGAAAGCGTCTCTTGAAGCGTTGGGACAAGGACGTGAAGCCGCAAGGCTAA
- a CDS encoding ABC transporter ATP-binding protein — MEQFKKGSVHFKGVVKKYGSVTALKKLDLAIDPGQLVTLLGPSGCGKTTTLRLIAGLESATNGKIIIGGEDVTHLSATYRKVSMVFQSYALFPHMSVAENVAYGLTVQSMPKRQAMEKAEQGLEMVGLTGFGSRLPSELSGGQQQRVAVARAVVLEPEVLLLDEPLSNLDAKLRRHVREKIRQIQQELKLTAVYVTHDQEEAMAVSDRIIVMKNSEIAQEGTPHDLYERPNSAFIADFIGDSNLIDCDIVSSNEDGTNIQLGDKQLRIASQTELSGRAKAVLRPHHVSLRPANRDAAFIGEVSYAAYLGNEIQYSVQSDLGELFVIAQATAQPISVGQSVGIDMPTDKMRLVPMD; from the coding sequence ATGGAACAGTTTAAAAAAGGCTCCGTCCATTTCAAAGGTGTGGTCAAAAAATATGGCAGTGTAACCGCACTGAAGAAACTCGATCTCGCCATTGATCCCGGCCAATTGGTCACCCTGCTTGGTCCCAGTGGTTGCGGTAAAACCACAACCTTGCGCCTGATTGCCGGGCTGGAAAGCGCCACAAACGGCAAGATCATCATCGGCGGTGAGGATGTCACCCATCTCTCCGCCACCTATCGCAAGGTCTCGATGGTCTTTCAATCCTATGCGCTCTTCCCGCATATGAGCGTCGCAGAGAATGTCGCCTATGGCCTGACTGTTCAATCCATGCCCAAAAGACAAGCCATGGAAAAGGCAGAGCAAGGGCTGGAGATGGTGGGCCTTACAGGCTTTGGCTCGCGCCTTCCCAGCGAATTGTCCGGCGGTCAGCAACAGCGTGTTGCCGTGGCCCGCGCCGTGGTACTGGAGCCAGAGGTCCTCTTGCTGGATGAGCCACTCTCCAATCTGGACGCCAAATTGCGCCGTCATGTGCGCGAGAAAATCCGCCAGATCCAGCAGGAGCTGAAACTCACCGCCGTCTATGTGACCCATGATCAGGAAGAAGCCATGGCCGTCTCTGATCGCATCATTGTCATGAAGAATTCCGAGATTGCCCAGGAAGGCACGCCGCATGATCTCTATGAGCGGCCCAATTCCGCCTTCATTGCCGACTTCATCGGCGATTCCAACCTGATCGATTGCGATATTGTCAGCTCCAATGAAGATGGTACGAACATCCAACTGGGCGATAAACAGCTCCGCATTGCCAGCCAGACGGAGCTGAGCGGTCGGGCAAAAGCTGTTCTGCGTCCTCATCATGTCAGCTTGCGCCCGGCAAATAGGGATGCTGCCTTTATCGGCGAGGTCAGCTATGCCGCTTATCTTGGCAATGAGATCCAATATAGCGTGCAGAGCGATCTCGGCGAATTATTCGTCATTGCCCAAGCAACGGCACAGCCAATCAGCGTCGGACAATCCGTCGGCATTGATATGCCGACCGATAAAATGCGCCTCGTACCAATGGATTGA
- a CDS encoding HEAT repeat domain-containing protein: MAKVQRKGAARVADIPADILAQLNAGEIEAATLSENLATDFATLMTATMPELAEDAKAIDPKAGVTKRMAKAAEIIFDRFGMTKLDWLSSHPSDLLRGWAAYLIAKDPAISLADKIKLMRPLADDPHFGVREWAWLSLRPGIVADPKTAIAKFTPLASDPSDYLRRFASEALRPRGVWFRLSTH; this comes from the coding sequence ATGGCCAAGGTTCAGCGCAAAGGGGCGGCGCGTGTGGCGGATATCCCGGCCGATATTCTGGCGCAATTGAATGCCGGCGAGATTGAAGCGGCGACTCTTTCGGAAAATCTTGCGACTGATTTTGCGACACTCATGACAGCGACCATGCCCGAGCTGGCAGAGGACGCGAAAGCAATCGACCCCAAAGCCGGGGTGACCAAACGCATGGCGAAAGCGGCAGAGATTATCTTTGATCGCTTTGGCATGACCAAGCTCGATTGGCTGTCGTCTCACCCTTCCGACCTGCTCCGTGGCTGGGCGGCTTATCTGATCGCAAAAGATCCGGCAATTTCCCTTGCTGACAAGATCAAATTGATGCGTCCACTGGCCGATGATCCGCATTTTGGTGTGCGGGAATGGGCCTGGCTTTCCTTGCGTCCGGGCATTGTGGCGGATCCGAAAACGGCCATTGCCAAATTTACGCCGTTGGCCTCTGATCCGTCCGACTATCTTCGCCGTTTTGCGTCTGAGGCCCTTCGTCCGCGCGGGGTTTGGTTTAGGCTCAGCACCCACTAA
- a CDS encoding glutathione S-transferase: MMKLLISLTSPYARSARLAVAALELETQVDMQTVNHRGFDDALLSQNPLGKVPTLTLEDGTVLFDSRVVVDYLYAFQGKSEYLFRGADRFQGQTNMALATGLMDCTIAAAVEKRNHEDACQNVQWIERQEGKVMRALAYLEQTPLSSDFAPLPSADQIFMASALGYLDFMIGDSWKAGHPVLAKWLQDFAKSVPAFELTVPQL; this comes from the coding sequence ATGATGAAACTGCTGATCAGTTTGACCTCTCCCTATGCCAGAAGTGCAAGGCTTGCCGTCGCCGCGCTGGAGCTTGAAACTCAGGTCGATATGCAGACCGTGAACCATCGCGGGTTTGATGATGCCTTGCTCTCGCAGAACCCCTTGGGAAAGGTGCCGACCCTGACCTTGGAAGATGGCACTGTGCTGTTTGATAGCCGGGTTGTTGTTGACTATCTCTATGCTTTTCAGGGAAAGTCCGAGTATCTGTTTCGTGGGGCTGATCGCTTTCAGGGGCAGACCAATATGGCGCTGGCAACCGGCCTGATGGATTGTACCATCGCGGCGGCGGTTGAAAAGCGCAATCATGAGGACGCATGTCAGAATGTCCAATGGATTGAGCGGCAGGAGGGCAAGGTCATGCGGGCTTTGGCCTATCTGGAACAAACTCCTCTCTCGTCAGATTTCGCACCTCTGCCAAGTGCAGATCAGATTTTCATGGCAAGCGCGCTTGGCTATCTGGATTTCATGATTGGCGACAGCTGGAAAGCGGGCCATCCCGTTCTGGCCAAATGGCTGCAAGACTTCGCCAAGAGTGTTCCTGCATTTGAATTAACGGTTCCACAGCTTTGA
- a CDS encoding IclR family transcriptional regulator — MSESKGVEAVERALSILDCFRTDKTELSLAEISKTTGLYKSTILRLGVSLEKYGYVIRSEGSRFRLGPSAWHLGAIYRQGFDLSTLLRPELKRLSEATFETASYYVREGNARICLFRSEPIRAIRHSIDEGRSMPLELGASGRVLLAFSNNEEEGQREVREKGFALSMGERDEDVAAMAVPILTPSGHLLGALTVSGLITRFTPDKHAPILTALKASQQRLMNQISE; from the coding sequence ATGTCTGAAAGCAAGGGCGTCGAGGCCGTGGAACGCGCGTTATCCATTCTGGATTGTTTTCGAACAGACAAGACCGAGCTCAGCCTGGCAGAAATCTCAAAGACAACAGGGCTTTACAAAAGCACCATCCTGCGTCTTGGCGTCTCATTGGAAAAATATGGATATGTGATCCGCAGCGAAGGCAGCCGTTTTCGCCTTGGCCCATCCGCATGGCATCTCGGGGCCATCTATCGCCAGGGATTTGATCTCAGCACCCTGTTGCGACCGGAGCTGAAGCGTTTGTCGGAAGCCACCTTTGAGACCGCATCCTATTATGTGCGCGAAGGCAATGCCCGCATCTGCCTGTTTCGCAGCGAACCCATCCGCGCCATTCGTCATTCCATCGATGAAGGACGCAGCATGCCACTGGAACTCGGCGCATCCGGCCGGGTGCTGCTGGCATTCTCAAACAACGAGGAAGAGGGGCAACGAGAGGTGCGCGAAAAAGGCTTTGCCCTTTCAATGGGCGAGCGGGACGAAGACGTCGCCGCCATGGCCGTGCCCATCCTCACTCCGTCAGGCCACCTGCTCGGCGCGCTGACTGTCTCCGGCCTCATCACGCGCTTCACCCCGGACAAACACGCACCGATCCTGACCGCCCTGAAAGCCAGCCAGCAACGCCTGATGAACCAGATTTCGGAATAA
- a CDS encoding CaiB/BaiF CoA transferase family protein, translated as MVKPLESIRVLDLTNVLAGPFCCHQLVHLGAEVIKVEATGRGDLARQLGADAELNEAGMGVSFLAQNAGKKSVTINLKSERGKALFGRLVESADVLVENFRPGVMTRLGVGYDRLKEIKPDLIYCAISGFGQEGPWIHRPAYDQIIQGASGVMSITGDENSAPLRVGYPVADTVGGMTAAFAIAAALNARPRGAFLDVSMLESVLATMGWVVSNHLIAGVEPSANGNENPTSAPSGTFAAKDGLLNIAANKDEQWVLLSDHLGLSALQSHKDYLTREDRKCNRLALKAELEKVLTTRSARGWAKELNAIGVPAGAVLSVPEILKQPQISERGFLSSFENVPGVGRDIEVVTTGIKLDGEAPSVDAPPPLLGQDNERIWAELGLSPSKIAALQEEGVI; from the coding sequence ATGGTCAAACCGCTTGAGAGCATTCGGGTGCTGGATCTGACCAATGTGCTGGCCGGGCCGTTTTGTTGTCATCAGCTGGTGCATTTGGGGGCAGAGGTCATCAAGGTTGAAGCAACCGGACGGGGTGATTTGGCGCGGCAATTGGGGGCAGATGCCGAGCTGAATGAGGCTGGCATGGGCGTGTCTTTTCTGGCGCAGAATGCGGGCAAGAAAAGCGTCACGATCAATCTGAAATCTGAGCGAGGCAAAGCTCTGTTCGGGCGGCTGGTGGAAAGTGCCGATGTGCTGGTCGAGAATTTTCGCCCCGGTGTGATGACCCGTCTTGGGGTTGGCTATGACCGGTTGAAGGAGATCAAGCCCGATCTGATCTATTGCGCCATTTCCGGCTTTGGACAGGAAGGGCCATGGATCCATCGCCCGGCCTATGATCAGATCATTCAAGGGGCATCGGGGGTGATGTCGATCACTGGCGATGAGAACAGCGCACCCTTGCGCGTTGGTTATCCGGTGGCGGATACGGTCGGTGGCATGACCGCGGCCTTTGCCATTGCGGCGGCGCTGAATGCGCGGCCACGCGGCGCATTTCTGGATGTTTCCATGCTGGAGAGCGTGCTTGCGACCATGGGCTGGGTGGTGTCCAACCATTTGATTGCCGGGGTGGAGCCAAGCGCCAATGGCAATGAGAACCCAACCTCTGCACCTTCTGGTACCTTTGCGGCCAAAGATGGGCTTTTGAACATTGCGGCCAACAAGGATGAGCAATGGGTTTTGCTCTCCGATCATCTGGGGCTCAGCGCCTTGCAAAGCCACAAAGACTATTTGACCCGAGAAGATAGAAAGTGCAATCGTCTGGCGTTGAAAGCCGAGCTGGAAAAGGTGCTCACCACTCGCTCGGCGCGAGGCTGGGCCAAGGAGCTGAATGCCATTGGGGTGCCTGCCGGGGCCGTTTTGAGCGTGCCGGAAATTTTGAAGCAGCCGCAGATATCTGAGCGCGGTTTTCTGTCCAGCTTTGAAAATGTGCCGGGCGTCGGGCGTGATATCGAGGTGGTGACGACGGGCATCAAGCTGGATGGAGAAGCGCCAAGTGTGGACGCGCCGCCGCCTTTGCTGGGGCAGGATAATGAAAGGATCTGGGCAGAGTTAGGCCTGTCCCCAAGCAAGATTGCCGCTCTGCAAGAGGAGGGCGTGATATGA